GCGCGCCGCAGGAGCCCCCCGCGTGTTTTTGCGCCGCGCCGGAAGTGCTGGCGCGCCGACGATGGCGGGCGGTGATGGCGCCGGCGCCGGTCTGTGCTCCGTCTCGGTGGCGTCCTGCCTGCTGCTGGCCTGCGGCTACGTGGGCAGCCTGTACGTGTGGAGGAGCCGGCTGCCGAGGTAACGCCGGGCGGCGGCGGggggtggcggcggcggcggcggcgagagagagagagagagagcggagggaGCCGGTTGCCAGGGGCAACCCCGGGCGGCGCTcggagagagagatgggtggggtggggtggggtgggagcggTTGCCAGGGGCAACCCCGGGCAACGCTCggacagagagggggagcgagCCGTAGCCAGGGGCAACCCCGGGCAACACTCGGACAGAGAGGGGAGCGGTTGCCAGGGGCAACCCCGGGCAACactcggagagagaggggagcgagcCGTAGCCAGGGGCAACCCCGGGCAACACTCGGACAGAGCGGGGAGCGAGCCGTAGCCAGGGGCAACCCCGGGCAACACTCggacagagagggggagcgagCCGTAGCCAGGGGCAACCCCGGGCAACACTCGGACAGAGCGGGGGAGCGAGCCGTAGCCAGGGGCAACCCCGGCCGCTGCCTCCCTGCCTACCTGCAGGCGcgcgggcagagagagggggcccctttgcacctctgggctgcagccacctccccccccacccccacacccacccgggTATCACCTGACCGTGCAAACCCCTCCTTGCACCTCTTACCGAACAACGAaagtcatcaaggacccacacaccatcctggccacacactcatctccctgctacctacaggtagaaggtacaggagcctgaagactgcaacgaccaggttcaggaatagctacttccccacagccatcaggctattaaacctggctcggacaaaactctgattattaataaccactttctgttatttgcacttgatcagtttatttattcatgtgtgtatatatttatatcatggtatatgcacatactgatctgttttgtagtcaatgcctactatgttctgttgtgctgaagcaaagcaagaatttcattgtcctatacagggacacatgacaataaactctcttgaacttgaaagtCAATgacagaatggatgtggagaggatagatacatagacaataggtgcaggagtaggccattcggcccttcgagcctgcaccgccattcaatatgatcatggctgatcatccaactcagtatcccgtacctgccttctctccataccccctgatccctttagccacaagggccacgtctaactccctcttaaatatagccaatgaactgtgtggcctcaactaccttctgtggcagagaattccagagattcaccactctctgtgtgaattttttttcttctcatctcggtcctaaaagacttcccccttatccttaaactgtgtgacccctagttctggacttccccaacatcgggaacaatcttcctgcatctagcctgtccaaccccttaagaatgttgtaagtttctgtaagatcccaccctcaatcttctaaattctagcgagtacaagccgagtctatccagtctttcttcatatgaaagtcctgccatcccaggaatcagtctggtgaaccttctctgtactccctctatggcatgaatgtctttcctcagattaggggaccaatacagtttccactggtgggagagtctaggaccagaggacacagcctcaggattaaagggcgCACCGGAAACATAGAAGAAACATCTTTCAGAAAGgaggttgtacagggtcctagtgagaccacacctggagtattgtgtgcagttttggtccccatatttgaggaaggacattcttgctattgagggagcccagcgtaagttcaccaggttcattcccgggatggcgggactgtcatatgctgagagaatggagcgactgggcttgtatactctggagtttagaaggatgagagggcatcttattgaaatatatacgattattaagggatcggacacgctacaggcaggaaacgtgttcccgatgttggggagtccagaacccggggccacacacagtttaagagtaaggggtaaggcgtttagaacggagacaaggaaacactttttcacacagagagtggtgagtctgtggaattctctgcctcagagggcggtggaggccggttctctggatactttcaagagagagctagataaggctcttaaagatagtggagtcaggagcccgttcctgccctctcccctgactccgctatttttaagagccctatctagctctctcttgaaagcatccagagaacagatagcggagtcgggggagagggcaggaacggggtactgattggggatgatcagccatgatcacattgaatggcggtgctggctcaaagggccgaatggcctactcctgcacctattgtttatgaaattctttagtcagagggtggttaatctttggaacatggtctaattctgttccaatGTCTTAAGGTCTTCAACTAGGTACAAGAAAACTGTGCCGCAGGGCTCGTTCCAGTGCTGCACTGTTgtacgtgtaggaaggagctgcagatgctggtttagaacgaagatagacacaaaaaactggagcaactcagcgggacaggaggcatctctggagagaaggaatgggtggcgttttgggtagcggcgcgaaatgtcacccattccttctcttcagagatgctgcctgccccgctgagatactccagctttttgtatcccaGATTGGACAGCACcgtagacatcagtctgaagaagggtttcggcccaaaacgttgcctatttccttcgctccatagatgctgctgcacccgctgagtttctccagcatttttgtctaccttcgattttccagcatctgcagttccttcttaaactcttggaCATCACCGTGAGGCCTCCCACGAAGCTTGCCGGAATGACTGGTTTATTTTCCTTGTGCCTGACAGGGATCACCCCACCGTGATCAAACGCCGCTTCACCAGCGTGCTGGTCGTCACGGCGTTGTCTCCGTTGTGGGTCTGGCTGTGGCGCCAGTACACGGGCTTCAAGGTACGTCAGTGTCGTCCGCTCCACGCTGCGTTTTCAGCCGGCTTCCGGCTGCCAGCCCCgcgctgcccaccgagtccgagccgaccagcgatccccgcacactaacactatcctacacccactaggatctattaaaaaatgttactaagggcaattagcctacagacctgcatgtctttggagtgtaggaggaaacttaaaaggcacgggtgtcgggggtcacggggagaaggcaggggaacggggttaggagggagggatagatcagccgccattgaatggcggagtagacgtcatGGGCCAGAATGGCctaaattctgcttctatcacttgtgATCGTGCGATGAAAACGGAgtgcctggagaaaccccacagggagaacgtgcaaactccttacagacagcacccgtggccaggatcgaacccgtggtctctggcgccgcgaggcagcaactctaccgctgcgccaccgtgccgcccatgatgTCATTGAACATTGTTGACATAGaaaagtagaaacatagacaataggtgcaggagtagaggccattcggcccttcgagcctgcaccgccattcgatgtgatcatggctgatcatccaactcagtatcccatccctgccttctctccataccccctgatccctttagccacaagggccccatctaactccctctgaaatatagccaatgaactgtggcctcaactaccttctgtggcagagagttccacagattcaccactctcggtgtgaattttttttttctcatctcggtcctaaaagatttcccccttatccccctaTCTATGATATCTCTGCAGCTCTTCATCTTAAACATCCCGGATTCCTGTCACTGCCCCACTGGTGCCTGTCTTCAGTCGCAGGTTCCAGGCTCTCCCTTCACCTCTGTCTCCATTTAAGATGCTCCTTAAAATCTGAACACGCTTTTGGTCtgtgacatgaggaactgcagaacttcagaatcacactttattaccCAAGTATGGTGtgcaacatgcgaggaatttgatttgccgtacagacATACCAATAAaaggcaacagaacacacaaaatacattttaacatgaacatccaccacagtgactcctccacattcatcactgtgatggaatgcggaaaaaaaaagttcaatccctTCCCTTCCTTGTCCTCCAACGTTCGGGGGCCGCGAACCTTTCGTTGACGACAGGATCTTACTGTAGTAGCCGATAGCGGGCCTCAttgtcggggcgatcagctcctgcatcgggatgggggggatctcagctcccccgcgccgggcgatctgaccccgggtcggggctggtcgaacatcGCGCGGTTTTGGAACTTCCCGACGTCGgcctcaacccgagactgcgagctcctagatgcggcaatcttgagcaaaactcagtgggtcaggcatcccagcatctgtggggggaatgggagatagacacaaaacgccggggttactcagcgggacaggcaggcagcatctcgggataataataataataataatacattttatttatgggcgcctttcaagagtctcaaggacaccttgcaaaaattgagcatgtagaggaaaaacatgtaaggggaatgaaataaatagtagagacatgactagtacacaaagtaaagacagaattcaatacaaaacacagtatgaggcaattaatgcacagatgaaaagggagggggacgtggggctaaggataggcagaggtgaagagatgggtcttgaggcgggactggaagatggtgagggacacggaattgcggatcagttgggggagggagttccagagcctgggagctgccctggagaaggctctgtccccaaaactgcggaggttggacttgtggatggagaggagaccggctgatgtggatctgagggaccgtgagggttggtaggggtagaggaggtcagtgagatatggggggtgggggcagatggtggagggctttgtaggtgaggaccaggattttgtaggtgatccggtgggagatgggaagccagtgaagttgtttgaggactggagtgatgtgatgccaggatttggtgtgggtgatgagtcgggcggctgcgttctggaccagttggagtcggttgatgtaggtggagctgatgccaaggagaagtgagttgcaatagtccagtcgggatagAAGGGgcaagcaacgttttgggtcgagacctcttcttcagacagtctgccaGCTTCTTGAATCCCCTGCtccaggcaagagactctgtgcatctacccgatctattcagcagcagttctaccagctgtgccaccctcctcccccccccggtCTGACCTTACATGTTTCGATTAGACAGGTCCATCGCTGCTGATGCTGATGGGTGTCCATTCGGAGGGCATCTTCGCTGCCGCCTGCTTTCCTCTCCTGCTGACAATGGTGAGTGTGGAGGCTGCACCTGACGTCTGTTGGAATCGCTCTCCATCGATAATCTTGCCttaagagtcaagagcgtttcaTTGTAATTCGTACCGTAAAGGGACAGTTGGCGGAGAAGTCACGTTACATCTTTACAACAATGGTCAGGACAATGTGGGCGGTActgtggagcagcgggtagagctgctgcctcacagcgccagagacccggctgcgatcctgactacgggcgttgtGTGTGtcccgttctcccggtgacctgcgtgggttttctgaagggcctgtttgcgcgctgtttctgtaaagtctaaagtaaagagggggggtgagaatgtgtagagagaggcaagagtgtttaattgcccttGTGTCCCAGACAGAACCACAACATCCTTACTTGCGGCAAcggaacagaatatgtgaacatagtactctatagacaatataataaacgagaaaaaaacatctgtgtgtgtgtacgtacacacacacacacacacacacatacacacacacacacacacacacacacacacacaaacacacacacacacacacacacacacacacatacatacacacacacacacacatacacacacacaaacacacatccatacacacacacacacacacatccatacacacacacacacacacacatccatacacacacacacacacacatccatacacacacacacacacacatacacacacacttatactcagacacacacacacatccatacacacacacacacatccatacacacacacacacacacacatacacacacacttatactcagacacacacacgcgcgtgcatacacacacacacatgcatgcgcgccaacacactcacacatacgctcacacgcacacacatgcacaaacacacacgcacacatgcgcgcacacttatactcacacacacacacacacgcatgcaagcGCCAAcacacacatacgctcacactcacacgctcgggcgcacacacacatgcgcacacacacacacacacacacacatgcgcgcacacttatactcacacacgcacacgcacacatgcacgcgccaacacactcactcacacatacgctcacaaacgcacgcacacacccTTCACTCCTGTGGGGAGGGGTTCAGGTCTGGAGCAGAGGTGCATTTAAGGGTGTTCTGAAGAAATTGAAGTGGGAGAAAGGCGTTCAATGATGGGTTCGAGGTGGAGAGCGAGGGGAGGAAGTACATGGGACCTGGAAACCCTGAGTAGAATGGCTGACCTATTGTGTATTTACCAGGTGCTGTTCTTGGGCCCACTGATTCAGCTGCTCATGGACTATTCGTGGGATTTCAACGACGGGCTAAAGATGTTCCTCGGTGAGTTTATGCTTGCGGCACCGAGTTAAACCGGGATTATAAGAGTTGAAATCGTGGAGGGTGAATGAGTGGAATGGATCCAAAAACATCCGTCCAAGTGCCACAAAGCAGCTGGGGAAACTTAAACCCAGTTAACAAACCCCAAAATTAAAATGTTGGGATCAACATCGGTGTCGACAAAATTAGTTTCACTGGTGCTCCAGTAGAAGGAATTCAGTCACCCATACTCACAACATACACCAGCCCCCAGACCCACTACCTGGCTTGGGACTATAGCTACCAGTCTTGCCAATTGTCTACTGGCTTGAACTttcacataaggtcataagtgcccacacagtttaagaataaggcgtaaccatttagaacggagacgaggaaacacttttactcacagagagttgtgagtctgtggaattctctgcctcagagggcggtggaggccggttctctggatactttcaagagagagggctcttaaagagagcggagtcaggggatatggggagaaggcaggaacggggggtactgattgtggatgatcagccatgatcacatcgaatggcggtgctggctcggagggccggatggcctctactcctgcactacTATTGTCTTCCcggctgtgatcaggcaactgaaccgtcctctcaccaaccagagagcggagGACCGTGATCTTCctcgttggagaccctcggactatctttaaccggATTTTACTGAACATCGTTTTTTGAGCTAGTTTCCCAAGAAAAAAACTGCAagtgtaggatggggctgaagcccagtgtttgGACGTTGGAATGGTTTTTTTTAACCATTCTAAtcgaatgattttccaactccggTGGTaactaaactttttttttcactcctCGTTTTCTTTGCATATTTTTAGGTTGCTCAAAAAGTCGAATAAAACCAACACTTAAGAAATGAATTAATTTATGCTTTTTGCTCATGCGACAAAATAAATTGTTATATatagaattatacacaagggagaataagacgaaaattaccCAAAAAAACATAAGAGAATGTAGTCGTAGTAgagcaagattcaagagagtttattgtcatgtgtccctgtataggacaatgaaattcttgctttgcttcagtacaacagaacatagtaggcattgactacagaacatagaaacatagaaattaggtgcaggagtaggccattcggcccttcgagcctgcaccgccattcaatatgatcatggctgatcatccaactcagtatcccgtacctgccttctctccataccctctgatccccttagccacaagggccacatctaactccctcttaaatatagccaatgaactgtggcctcgactaccctctgtggcagagagttccagagattcaccactctctgtgtgaaaaaagttcttctcatctcggttttaaaggatttcccccttatccttaagctgtgaccccttgtcctggacttccccaacatcgggagcaatcttcctgcatctagcctgtccaaccccttaagaattttataaatttctataagatcccccctcaatctcctaaattctagagagtataaaccaagtctatccagtctttcttcatatgaaagtcctgacatcccaggaatcagtctggtgaaccttctctgtactccctctatggcaataatgtccttcctcattttcttatgtttttttgggtaatgtctacgccttattcttaaactgtgtgggcacttatgaccttatgtgaaAGTTCAAGCCAGTAGACAATGTCCTTCCTACgttttcttatgtttttttgggtaatttttgtcttattctcccttgtgtataattctatatagaacagatcagtgtgtccatataccataatataaatatatacacacatgaataaataaactgataaataaataacagataatgggctattaataatcagagttttgtccgagccaagtttaatagcctgatggctgaggggaagtagctattcctgaacctggttgttgcagtcttcaggctcctgtaccttctacctcaaggtagcagggagatgagtgtgtggccaggatggtgtgggtccttgatgatactgccaacctttttgaggcagcgactgcgatagatcccttcgatggacgggaggtcagagccgatggtggactgggcagtgtttactactttttgtagtttgTGATatggtgaatgacactgacataGTGTAACAAGCGctgctctaaactaagctaaactaatcctCTTGCTGCCTCCTTGCCAGACCCTCGGTGCTGGGGGCAGTGTCTTGTGGACATCCGGTGGATGCGGAACCAGGTGGTGGCCCCACTGACGGAGGAGCTGGTGTTCCGGGCGTGCATGCTGCCTATGTTGGTGCCTTGCACGGGCCTCGGCCGCGCCATCGCAACGTGCCCGCTGTTCTTCGGcgtcggtgagtgagtgagttcgaCTGGATGAGCGCAGCGTCGGGGTCGACCGCCAAACGCCCACCCAAACGCATCGTCTTTGTCGACACTGGTTTTCACACGTTATTGGTGCAGAACCCCTTCAATATTTACTTCCCGTGGAAAATACTTTACGATTATTCGATTTCAGGTCACGATTTCAGTATCGATATCAATATCATTTTTATTCGTCACTTTGCACATAAACAGGGGGCagggtcttcccaccctgccccctgtaaagactccatcccctactcccaattcctccgcctacgccgcatctgttcccaggatgagacatttcataccagggcatcggaaatgtcctcgttcttcagggaaaggggattcccctccgccaccatagatgaggctcacaccagggtctcatccataccccgtaacactgctctctctccccatccccgcacacgcaacaagggcagagtccctctggtcctcacctttcaccccaccagccggcaaatacaacacatatcctccgccatttccgccacctccaacgtgaccccaccactcgccacatcttcccatctccccccatgtctgccttccgcaaagaccgctccctccgcaactccctcgtcaattcttcccttccctcccgcaccaccccctccccgggcactttccgttgcaaccgcaagaaatgcaacacctgtcccttcacctcccccctcgactccattcaaggtcccaagcagtcgttccaggtgcgacaaaggttcacctgtatctcctccaacctcatctactgcatccgctgctctagatgtcagctgatttacatcggggagaccaagcgtaggttgggcgatcgtttcgccgaacacctccgctcagtccgcaataacctacctgaactcccggtggctcagcacttcaactccccctcccattcccaatccgacctctctgtcctgggtctcctccattgccagagtgagcaacagcggaaattggaggaacagcacctcatattccgtctggggaccttgcgtccgtatggcattaacattgaattctcccaattttgctagcccttgctgtctcctccccttcctgaaccctctagctgtctcctcccaccctcccatccgcccaccctcgggctcctcctcctcctccccttttccttcttctcccccccccccaccccccatcagtctgaagaagggtttcggcccgaaacgtcgcctatttccttcgctccatagatgctgctgcacccgctgagtttccccagcaattttgtgtacctttgaattaAATATTCGTTTgtttatgaataataaaacaatgaaaaagaacgcacaaaaacacaataaaaatttaacacaaacatccaccacagcattcatcatctGTGGTGgatggcacaaaatttggccagtcctcctccattttcccccgtggtcggggcctcaagATGTGTAGATAAGGCAATGTGTAGATAAGGcaaagtccagataaagtcccggtaagtcctgaatcggtgcctctccACCGGGGTCTTTAGATTTTctaccgcaggccggcggtcgaagatctaaagaccccgccgcgctgcagccggaagcaccgtagaccgcagggccagcggtcagagctcccctccaggggcccccgccgagggaccccgctccagatggtaagtccccaccgcgcccgcggtagaagtaagCCGGGGGATTTAAACCAGGGGGTGGGACGATAGGATCTTTTAACAATTAGCTTTTAATTTTTAATAAGTGCTTCTAATGTTCATAAGGtatgggagcagaattcggccaatcaagtctactccgccatttaggaagtagatgaggaggaatttctttagccagagggttgtgaatctgtggaattctttgcaacagacggctgtggaggccacaagtcagtggatatttttaaggcagagatagacagattcttgattagtgcgggtgtcaggggttacggggagaaggcaggagaatggggttcggagggagagatagatcagccgtgattggatggcggagtagaattgatgggccgaatggcataattctggtcctatcgcttatgaccgtACGATCTGCCAGTGTCTGGTTCTATGCCGACCCAACCCAGACTGGTCCCATGTTAGGTCAGCCTGAGAACCGCTGTCAATTGAAAAGAAGTTGTTGCTCAGAGTGAAACAACGAAAGTGGCCTCTGCTGAGCGAGATGCGCAGGTTTCCCAATGTCCCACCCGTTCCCTACAcccttggggcaattttacatcagccgattaaccctacaaacccgcacgtctttgggatgtggggtgaaaccagaccacctggaggaaacccacgcggtcacagggagaacgtgcaaactccgtacagacagcgcccgaggtcaggattgaaaccggggcGCTGCGTAGCATCAGCGATGGCACTGTGTTGTCCTtgttccactgtgctgccctgctaTCAGAAGTGCTGGAGGTAATGTTTGCTGATttgctcctctcccctctccctctccctcgctccccctctccctccctctctccctccctctctccctctctccctccctctctctcaccctctctctctctccctctccctctccctccccctctccctccccctctccctctccctccctctccctctccctctccctctccctctcctctccctctcctctccctctccctctccctctccctctccctctccctctccctctccctctccctctctctctctccctctccctctccctcttccctctccctctcctctctctctccctctcccctgctcctctccctctccatctccctctccctctccctctccctctccctctcccgctccacctccctctcctactccctctccctctccctctccctctccctctccctctccctctccctcctccctccctctctccctcctctccctccctctccctctccctctccctctccctctcctcaccctcccctctccctccc
Above is a window of Amblyraja radiata isolate CabotCenter1 chromosome 45, sAmbRad1.1.pri, whole genome shotgun sequence DNA encoding:
- the rce1 gene encoding CAAX prenyl protease 2 isoform X2, whose translation is MAPAPVCAPSRWRPACCWPAATWAACTCGGAGCRGPSLLMLMGVHSEGIFAAACFPLLLTMVLFLGPLIQLLMDYSWDFNDGLKMFLDPRCWGQCLVDIRWMRNQVVAPLTEELVFRACMLPMLVPCTGLGRAIATCPLFFGVAHFHHVIELLKFRQGTVAGIFLSAVFQFSYTAVFGAYTAFIFIRTGHLIGPVLCHSFCNYMGFPAMGAALEHPQKLLVFFFYVLGVVLFLLLLFPLTEPALYGPLALCRLARPENGASVCT
- the rce1 gene encoding CAAX prenyl protease 2 isoform X1, with product MAGGDGAGAGLCSVSVASCLLLACGYVGSLYVWRSRLPRDHPTVIKRRFTSVLVVTALSPLWVWLWRQYTGFKTGPSLLMLMGVHSEGIFAAACFPLLLTMVLFLGPLIQLLMDYSWDFNDGLKMFLDPRCWGQCLVDIRWMRNQVVAPLTEELVFRACMLPMLVPCTGLGRAIATCPLFFGVAHFHHVIELLKFRQGTVAGIFLSAVFQFSYTAVFGAYTAFIFIRTGHLIGPVLCHSFCNYMGFPAMGAALEHPQKLLVFFFYVLGVVLFLLLLFPLTEPALYGPLALCRLARPENGASVCT